A portion of the Pseudomonas sp. GR 6-02 genome contains these proteins:
- a CDS encoding nitrate reductase subunit alpha produces the protein MSHLLDQLRFFNRKQNEFSDGHGETRKESRDWENVYRSRWQYDKIVRSTHGVNCTGSCSWKIYVKNGLITWETQQTDYPRTRNDLPNHEPRGCPRGASYSWYIYSANRLKYPKIRKPLLKLWREARQTMAPVEAWASIVENKAKADSYKSKRGMGGFIRSNWEEVNEIIAASNVYTIKQYGPDRIVGFSPIPAMSMVSYAAGSRYLSLIGGACLSFYDWYCDLPPASPMVWGEQTDVPESADWYNSNYIIAWGSNVPQTRTPDAHFFTEVRYKGTKTVAITPDYSEVAKLTDLWLNPKQGTDAALAQAFNHVIFKEFHLDKPSAYFTDYAKRFTDLPVLVLLKQMVDKAPGAGYQPDRFLRASDLTDNLGQENNPEWKTIALDVSGELVSPQGSIGYRWGEKGKWNILPREGGEGREIDLKLSLIGDDVAEVAFPYFAGESHEHFQHVAGDAVQYRRVPVHNVVLADGSVAKVATVFDLSASNLAIDRGLGGANVAKDYNDASVPGTPAWQEQITGVSREKAIQIAREFADNADKTKGRSMIIVGAAMNHWYHMDMNYRGLINMLMLCGCVGQTGGGWAHYVGQEKLRPQCGWLPLAFGLDWNRPPRQMNGTSFFYAHSSQWRHEKMSMHDVLSPLADKSQFPEHALDYNIRAERAGWLPSAPQLNTNPLHICRDAAAAGMDPKDYVVKSLQDGSLRFSCEQPDSPVNFPRNMFIWRSNLLGSSGKGHEYMLKYLLGTKNGVMNEDIGQVGDCKPEEAEWVDEGAIGKLDLVTTLDFRMSSTCVYSDIVLPTATWYEKDDMNTSDMHPFIHPLSAAIDPAWESRSDWEIYKGIAKAFSSMAEGHLGVEKDLVTIPLMHDSVGELAQPFGGTDWKSAGVAPVPGKNAPNLHVVERDYPNIYKQFSSLGPLLEKHGNGGKGINWNTDAEVKFLGALNHREGAAGISHGRPKIDSAIDAAEVILSLAPETNGHVAVKAWAALSEFTGIDHSHLALSKEHEAIRFRDIQAQPRKIISSPTWSGLEDDHVSYNAGYTNVHEAIPWRTITGRQQFYQDHPWMQAFGEQLMSYRPPVNTRTIAGVKGKRSNGETEIVLNWITPHQKWGIHSTYSDNLLMLTLSRGGPIVWLSENDAKRAGIEDNDWIECFNANGALTARAVVSQRVKDGMVMMYHAQERIVNVPGSETTKTRGGHHNSVTRVVLKPTHMIGGYAQQAYGFNYYGTVGCNRDEFVVVRKMAKVDWLDGSNGDDLPRPLPTDIEEN, from the coding sequence GTGAGTCATTTACTGGATCAACTGCGGTTTTTCAATCGCAAGCAAAACGAGTTTTCCGATGGTCATGGAGAGACTCGCAAAGAGTCTCGCGACTGGGAGAACGTCTACCGTTCGCGCTGGCAGTACGACAAGATCGTGCGTTCCACCCATGGGGTGAACTGCACCGGCTCGTGCTCGTGGAAAATCTACGTCAAGAACGGCCTGATCACCTGGGAAACCCAGCAGACCGATTACCCGCGCACCCGCAACGATTTGCCTAACCACGAACCCCGCGGTTGCCCGCGTGGCGCCAGTTACAGCTGGTACATCTACAGCGCCAACCGCCTCAAGTACCCGAAAATCCGCAAGCCGTTGCTCAAGCTCTGGCGCGAGGCGCGGCAGACCATGGCGCCGGTGGAAGCCTGGGCCAGCATTGTCGAGAACAAGGCCAAGGCCGACTCCTATAAAAGCAAGCGCGGCATGGGGGGCTTCATTCGCTCCAACTGGGAGGAAGTCAACGAGATCATTGCCGCGTCCAACGTCTACACCATCAAGCAATACGGCCCGGACAGGATCGTCGGTTTCTCGCCGATTCCGGCCATGTCGATGGTCAGCTATGCCGCGGGTTCGCGTTATCTGTCGCTGATCGGCGGTGCGTGCCTGAGTTTCTATGACTGGTACTGCGACTTGCCACCGGCCTCGCCGATGGTCTGGGGCGAGCAAACCGACGTGCCGGAATCGGCCGACTGGTACAACTCCAACTACATCATTGCCTGGGGCTCCAACGTCCCGCAGACCCGTACCCCCGATGCGCACTTTTTTACCGAAGTCCGTTACAAGGGCACCAAGACCGTCGCCATCACCCCCGACTACTCGGAAGTCGCCAAGCTCACCGACCTGTGGCTCAACCCCAAGCAGGGTACCGATGCGGCGCTGGCCCAGGCGTTCAATCATGTGATCTTCAAAGAGTTTCACCTGGACAAACCGAGCGCGTATTTCACCGACTACGCCAAGCGCTTCACCGATTTGCCGGTGCTGGTGCTGCTCAAACAAATGGTCGACAAGGCGCCGGGCGCCGGTTACCAGCCGGACCGTTTCTTGCGCGCCTCGGACCTTACCGACAACCTCGGCCAGGAAAACAACCCGGAATGGAAAACCATCGCGCTGGATGTCAGCGGTGAACTGGTTTCTCCTCAGGGCTCCATCGGTTATCGCTGGGGCGAGAAGGGCAAGTGGAACATCCTGCCTCGTGAAGGCGGTGAAGGGCGTGAGATCGATCTGAAGCTGAGCCTGATCGGCGATGACGTCGCCGAAGTGGCGTTCCCGTATTTCGCTGGCGAGTCCCACGAACACTTCCAGCACGTCGCTGGCGATGCCGTGCAATACCGCCGCGTGCCGGTGCACAACGTGGTATTGGCCGATGGCAGTGTGGCCAAAGTCGCCACTGTGTTCGACCTGTCGGCCTCCAATCTGGCGATCGATCGTGGCCTGGGTGGCGCTAACGTCGCCAAGGACTACAACGACGCAAGCGTACCCGGCACCCCGGCCTGGCAGGAGCAGATCACCGGCGTCAGCCGCGAGAAAGCGATCCAGATCGCCCGCGAGTTCGCCGATAACGCCGACAAGACCAAGGGGCGCTCGATGATCATCGTCGGCGCGGCGATGAACCACTGGTACCACATGGACATGAACTACCGCGGGCTGATCAACATGCTCATGCTCTGCGGGTGTGTCGGCCAGACCGGTGGCGGTTGGGCGCACTATGTCGGTCAGGAAAAACTGCGTCCGCAATGCGGCTGGCTGCCCCTGGCGTTCGGCCTGGACTGGAACCGTCCACCACGGCAGATGAACGGCACCAGCTTCTTCTACGCCCACAGTTCGCAATGGCGCCACGAGAAAATGAGCATGCACGACGTGCTCTCGCCGCTGGCCGATAAATCACAGTTTCCCGAGCATGCCCTGGACTACAACATCCGTGCCGAACGCGCCGGCTGGTTGCCCAGCGCACCGCAACTCAACACCAACCCGCTGCACATTTGCCGCGATGCCGCGGCAGCCGGCATGGACCCGAAAGACTACGTGGTCAAGTCGCTGCAAGACGGCTCGCTGCGCTTCTCCTGCGAACAGCCGGACAGCCCGGTGAACTTCCCGCGCAACATGTTTATCTGGCGTTCCAATCTGCTGGGCTCCTCGGGCAAGGGCCACGAGTACATGCTCAAGTACCTGCTCGGCACCAAGAACGGGGTGATGAACGAAGACATCGGCCAGGTCGGGGATTGCAAACCCGAAGAAGCCGAATGGGTGGACGAGGGCGCCATCGGCAAGCTCGATCTGGTCACCACGCTGGATTTCCGCATGTCCTCGACCTGCGTCTATTCCGACATCGTCTTGCCGACCGCGACCTGGTACGAAAAGGACGACATGAACACCTCGGACATGCACCCGTTCATTCACCCGCTGTCGGCCGCCATCGACCCGGCGTGGGAATCGCGTTCCGACTGGGAAATCTACAAAGGCATCGCCAAGGCCTTTTCCAGCATGGCTGAAGGGCATCTGGGCGTTGAGAAGGACCTGGTGACCATCCCGCTGATGCACGACAGCGTCGGTGAACTGGCTCAACCTTTTGGCGGCACCGACTGGAAAAGCGCCGGCGTGGCCCCGGTGCCAGGCAAGAACGCGCCGAACCTGCATGTGGTGGAGCGTGATTACCCGAACATTTACAAGCAGTTTTCCTCGCTGGGGCCATTGCTGGAAAAACACGGCAACGGTGGCAAGGGCATCAACTGGAACACCGACGCCGAAGTGAAATTCCTCGGTGCGCTCAATCACCGCGAAGGGGCTGCCGGGATCAGTCATGGCCGGCCGAAAATCGACTCGGCGATCGATGCTGCTGAAGTGATTCTGTCCCTGGCGCCGGAAACCAATGGCCATGTCGCCGTCAAGGCCTGGGCTGCGTTGTCGGAATTTACCGGCATCGATCACAGCCACCTGGCGTTATCCAAGGAACACGAGGCGATCCGATTCCGCGACATTCAGGCGCAGCCGCGCAAGATCATTTCCAGCCCTACCTGGTCGGGTCTCGAAGACGATCACGTCAGCTACAACGCCGGCTACACCAACGTTCACGAAGCCATCCCATGGCGCACCATCACCGGTCGCCAGCAGTTCTACCAGGATCACCCGTGGATGCAGGCATTCGGCGAGCAACTGATGAGTTACCGCCCGCCGGTCAACACCCGCACCATTGCAGGAGTGAAAGGCAAGCGCAGCAACGGCGAGACCGAAATCGTCCTGAACTGGATTACTCCGCACCAGAAATGGGGCATCCACAGCACTTACAGCGACAACCTGCTGATGCTGACCCTCAGCCGCGGCGGGCCGATTGTCTGGCTCTCGGAGAACGACGCGAAACGCGCCGGCATTGAAGACAACGACTGGATCGAATGCTTCAACGCCAACGGCGCGCTGACCGCACGAGCGGTGGTCAGCCAGCGGGTCAAGGACGGCATGGTGATGATGTACCACGCCCAGGAACGGATCGTGAACGTGCCTGGTTCGGAAACCACCAAGACCCGTGGCGGCCACCACAACTCGGTCACCCGCGTGGTGCTCAAACCGACCCACATGATCGGCGGCTATGCACAGCAGGCCTACGGTTTCAACTATTACGGCACGGTCGGTTGCAACCGCGATGAATTCGTCGTGGTACGCAAAATGGCCAAAGTCGACTGGCTCGATGGCTCAAACGGCGATGACCTGCCGCGTCCTCTGCCGACCGATATCGAGGAGAACTGA
- the narH gene encoding nitrate reductase subunit beta, whose protein sequence is MKIRSQIGMVLNLDKCIGCHTCSITCKNVWTSREGMEYAWFNNVESKPGIGYPKEWENQDKWKGGWIRNANGTINPRIGGKFRVLANIFANPDLPSLDDYYEPFDFDYQHLHTAPLGEHQPTARPRSLISGKRMEKIEWGPNWEEILGTEFAKRRKDKNFDKIQADIYGEYENTFMMYLPRLCEHCLNPACAASCPSGAIYKREEDGIVLIDQEKCRGWRMCISGCPYKKIYFNWKSGKSEKCIFCYPRIEAGMPTVCAETCVGRIRYLGVLLYDADRISEVASTANEQDLYEKQLEIFLDPNDPAVIRQALADGVPQSVIDSAQRSPVYKMAVDWKLALPLHPEYRTLPMVWYVPPLSPIQNAATAGTVGMNGVIPDVDSLRIPLKYLANLLTAGDEKPVKRALKRLLAMRAYKRSEQVDGVQDLQVLKDVGLSVAQVEEMYRYLAIANYEDRFVVPSAHREDAMSDAFAERSGCGFSFGSGCSGSSDTNMFGAKKANRRDVLKTVQLWEE, encoded by the coding sequence ATGAAGATTCGCTCACAGATCGGCATGGTGCTGAACCTGGACAAGTGCATCGGTTGCCACACTTGTTCGATTACCTGCAAGAACGTCTGGACCAGCCGCGAAGGCATGGAATACGCCTGGTTCAACAACGTCGAATCGAAACCCGGCATCGGTTACCCGAAAGAATGGGAAAACCAGGACAAGTGGAAGGGCGGCTGGATCCGCAATGCCAACGGCACGATCAACCCGCGCATCGGCGGTAAATTCCGGGTCTTGGCGAATATTTTCGCCAACCCGGACCTGCCGAGCCTCGACGATTACTACGAACCGTTCGACTTCGATTACCAGCACCTGCATACCGCGCCGCTGGGCGAGCATCAGCCCACTGCGCGCCCGCGTTCGCTGATCTCTGGCAAGCGCATGGAGAAAATCGAATGGGGCCCGAACTGGGAAGAAATCCTCGGCACCGAATTCGCCAAGCGCCGCAAGGACAAGAACTTCGACAAGATCCAGGCGGACATTTACGGCGAATACGAAAACACCTTCATGATGTATTTGCCGCGCCTGTGCGAGCACTGCCTCAACCCGGCGTGCGCAGCGTCGTGCCCGAGCGGGGCGATCTACAAGCGTGAAGAAGACGGCATTGTGCTGATCGACCAGGAAAAATGCCGTGGCTGGCGGATGTGCATCAGCGGCTGCCCGTACAAGAAGATCTATTTCAACTGGAAAAGCGGCAAGTCCGAGAAGTGCATCTTCTGCTACCCGCGTATCGAAGCCGGGATGCCGACTGTTTGCGCCGAAACCTGTGTCGGGCGTATCCGTTACCTCGGTGTGCTGCTGTATGACGCCGACCGCATCAGCGAAGTGGCGAGCACCGCCAATGAGCAAGACCTGTACGAGAAACAACTGGAGATCTTCCTCGATCCGAATGACCCGGCAGTGATTCGCCAGGCCCTGGCCGATGGCGTACCGCAGTCGGTGATTGATTCCGCCCAGCGTTCGCCGGTCTACAAAATGGCCGTGGACTGGAAACTCGCACTGCCGCTGCACCCGGAATACCGCACCTTGCCAATGGTCTGGTACGTGCCGCCGCTGTCGCCGATCCAGAACGCCGCCACTGCCGGCACCGTGGGCATGAACGGGGTGATCCCGGATGTCGACAGCCTGCGTATTCCACTGAAGTACCTGGCGAACCTGCTGACAGCGGGCGATGAAAAACCGGTCAAGCGCGCACTTAAACGCTTGCTGGCGATGCGCGCCTACAAACGCTCCGAGCAAGTCGATGGCGTTCAGGACCTGCAAGTGTTGAAGGACGTCGGCTTGAGCGTGGCCCAGGTCGAAGAGATGTATCGCTACCTGGCGATTGCCAACTATGAAGACCGCTTTGTGGTACCGAGTGCCCACCGTGAAGACGCCATGAGCGACGCCTTTGCCGAGCGCTCCGGTTGCGGCTTCAGTTTCGGCAGCGGTTGCAGCGGCAGCTCCGACACCAACATGTTCGGTGCGAAGAAAGCCAACCGCCGCGACGTCCTGAAAACCGTCCAGTTGTGGGAGGAATGA
- the narJ gene encoding nitrate reductase molybdenum cofactor assembly chaperone: MQILKVISLLLDYPTETLIGGRDELEQAIIQSREISPKQRGALFELLELICANDLMDGQEHYGALFGRGRSLSLLLFEHVHGESRDRGQAMVDMMAQYEAAGFAIGVKELPDYIPLYLEFLSTREDLEAREGLADVSHLLALLAARLEERESAYASCFRALLQIAGAEPHQAVADLRAQVAAEPRDDSLEALDKIWEEEAVDFLQAEQQDRCSSLPGAPGKAREESAVPLHWVDFQHEGLATVPAKEVGNV, translated from the coding sequence ATGCAAATTCTCAAAGTGATTTCGCTGCTGCTCGACTATCCGACCGAGACGCTGATTGGCGGGCGCGACGAACTGGAGCAAGCGATTATCCAGTCACGGGAAATCAGCCCTAAACAGCGCGGTGCGTTGTTCGAATTGCTGGAGTTGATCTGCGCCAATGACCTGATGGACGGGCAGGAGCACTACGGCGCGCTGTTCGGCCGGGGGCGTTCGCTGTCGTTGCTGTTGTTCGAGCATGTGCACGGCGAATCCCGCGATCGTGGCCAGGCCATGGTCGACATGATGGCGCAATACGAAGCCGCCGGTTTTGCCATCGGCGTCAAGGAGCTGCCGGACTATATCCCGCTGTACCTGGAGTTCCTGTCCACCCGCGAAGACCTCGAGGCCCGCGAGGGCCTGGCGGATGTTTCGCACTTGCTGGCCTTGCTCGCGGCGCGTCTGGAAGAGCGCGAAAGCGCCTATGCCAGTTGCTTCCGGGCGTTGCTGCAAATCGCCGGGGCCGAGCCGCATCAGGCGGTGGCCGACCTGCGGGCGCAGGTGGCGGCGGAACCGCGCGACGACTCCCTCGAAGCCCTCGACAAGATCTGGGAAGAGGAGGCCGTGGACTTTCTCCAGGCCGAACAGCAAGACCGTTGCAGTTCGTTGCCTGGCGCCCCGGGCAAGGCCCGGGAAGAAAGCGCCGTGCCGTTGCACTGGGTGGATTTTCAGCATGAAGGGTTGGCCACCGTGCCAGCCAAGGAGGTAGGCAATGTCTAA
- the narI gene encoding respiratory nitrate reductase subunit gamma, translating to MSKWNLLLFGIYPYVALAICLIGSWARFDLSQYTWKAGSSQMLNQRGMRVASNLFHIGVLFVLAGHFVGLLTPASVYHHVISTENKQLLAMVSGGLFGLLCLIGLLMLVNRRLTDPRVRAASSASDILILLVLLVQLLLGLLTIAASTAHMDGSVMVMLADWAQNTVLLRPMEAAASIAPVGLTYKLHVFLGLTLFVLFPFTRLVHIVSAPIWYLGRRYQIVRQKV from the coding sequence ATGTCTAAATGGAACCTGTTGTTGTTCGGGATCTATCCCTATGTCGCTTTGGCGATTTGCCTGATTGGCAGTTGGGCCCGTTTCGATCTGTCGCAGTACACCTGGAAGGCTGGCTCCAGCCAGATGCTCAACCAGCGCGGCATGCGCGTGGCGAGCAACCTCTTCCACATCGGTGTGCTGTTTGTACTGGCCGGGCATTTCGTCGGCCTGCTGACGCCTGCATCGGTTTATCACCATGTGATCAGCACCGAGAACAAGCAGTTGCTGGCGATGGTCTCCGGCGGGCTCTTCGGCCTGCTGTGCCTGATCGGCTTGCTGATGCTGGTCAATCGGCGGCTCACCGATCCTCGGGTACGTGCCGCCTCCAGCGCTTCGGACATTTTGATTCTGCTGGTGCTGCTGGTGCAGTTGCTGCTCGGTTTGCTGACGATTGCAGCGTCCACCGCGCACATGGACGGTTCGGTGATGGTGATGCTCGCCGACTGGGCGCAGAACACCGTGCTGTTGCGGCCGATGGAAGCGGCGGCGTCCATTGCGCCGGTCGGGCTGACCTACAAGCTGCATGTGTTTCTCGGCTTGACCCTGTTCGTGTTGTTCCCCTTCACCCGTCTCGTACACATCGTCAGTGCACCGATCTGGTACCTGGGGCGTCGTTATCAAATCGTTCGGCAGAAAGTCTGA
- a CDS encoding peptidylprolyl isomerase: MSGGCGCGGGNGGSGGCGSSKNAELSVPEVVDIAQFEALPVEPAAAEDAPVQLIASSEQEWPIISVNGVSITPEAMAQELQYHPAESREEAVYLAARALVIRELLQQRIAELGLALEIGAGENEEEAATRLLLEREVHVPQCDEETSLRYYENNRGRFHSAPLLAVRHILLECAPDDVEARSLAHAQAEILLQRLEDFPGSFAELAVKYSACPSKAQGGSLGQISKGQTVPELERQLFTLAPGLASKPLESRYGWHVVSVDQRIEGMPLPYEVVSTAIRTQLQQGVWQKALVQYLQTLIGAADIRGIHLQGADSPLVQ; this comes from the coding sequence ATGTCAGGTGGATGTGGATGTGGCGGCGGTAACGGCGGCAGCGGTGGCTGCGGTTCTTCTAAAAATGCAGAGCTTTCGGTACCGGAAGTTGTCGACATCGCGCAGTTTGAAGCACTGCCGGTCGAGCCGGCGGCGGCCGAGGACGCCCCGGTGCAGTTGATCGCCAGCAGCGAACAGGAGTGGCCGATCATCAGCGTCAACGGGGTGTCGATCACGCCTGAGGCAATGGCCCAGGAGCTGCAATATCACCCGGCCGAAAGCCGTGAAGAGGCGGTCTATCTGGCCGCCAGGGCACTGGTGATCCGCGAATTGTTGCAGCAGCGCATTGCCGAACTCGGCCTGGCGCTGGAGATCGGCGCTGGTGAGAACGAAGAAGAAGCGGCCACGCGTTTGTTGCTCGAACGCGAGGTGCACGTGCCGCAGTGCGACGAGGAAACCAGCCTGCGCTACTACGAAAACAATCGCGGGCGCTTTCACAGCGCGCCGTTGCTGGCGGTGCGACACATCCTGCTCGAGTGCGCGCCGGATGATGTCGAGGCTCGCAGCCTTGCGCATGCTCAGGCCGAGATATTGCTGCAACGTCTGGAGGATTTCCCCGGCAGTTTCGCCGAGCTGGCGGTGAAATATTCGGCCTGCCCGTCGAAGGCTCAAGGCGGTTCTCTGGGGCAGATCAGCAAGGGCCAGACCGTGCCGGAACTGGAGCGTCAGCTGTTCACGCTGGCGCCCGGCCTGGCCAGTAAACCGCTGGAAAGTCGCTACGGCTGGCATGTGGTGAGTGTCGATCAGCGGATTGAAGGCATGCCGTTGCCTTATGAAGTGGTGTCGACGGCGATCCGCACGCAGTTGCAGCAGGGCGTCTGGCAAAAAGCGCTGGTGCAGTACCTGCAAACCCTGATCGGAGCGGCGGATATTCGTGGCATCCACTTGCAGGGCGCCGACTCACCGCTGGTGCAGTGA
- the moaA gene encoding GTP 3',8-cyclase MoaA: protein MNAVMQDGFGRQIDYLRMSVTDRCDFRCVYCMAKNMTFLPRQQVLTLEELQRLATLFVGLGVRKIRLTGGEPLIRPGIVELCRNIAALPGLRELVMTSNGSQLGRLARPLAEAGVKRMNISLDSLDGQKFRAITRNGDLDQVLGGIEAARGAGFERIKLNCVVMKGRNFDEVLALVQYAIDQRIDISFIEEMPLGDVGRSRGESFCSSDEVRALIASGHRLLDSTENSGGPARYVRLERHPDTRIGFISPNSHNFCGTCNRVRMTVEGKLLLCLGQDDALDLRGLLRRYPLDDQPLINAVQKALRGKPLRHDFNPEGEVQIVRFMNMSGG, encoded by the coding sequence ATGAACGCTGTCATGCAGGATGGTTTTGGACGGCAGATCGATTATCTGCGGATGTCGGTGACGGACCGTTGTGATTTTCGTTGTGTGTATTGCATGGCGAAAAACATGACCTTCCTGCCGCGTCAGCAGGTCCTGACGCTGGAGGAGTTGCAGCGCCTGGCAACGCTGTTCGTCGGGTTGGGCGTCCGCAAAATCCGCCTCACCGGCGGCGAGCCGCTGATTCGTCCGGGCATTGTCGAACTGTGCCGCAACATCGCCGCATTGCCCGGTTTGCGCGAACTGGTGATGACCAGCAACGGCTCGCAGCTGGGCCGTCTGGCCCGGCCGTTGGCGGAGGCAGGCGTCAAGCGGATGAACATCAGCCTCGATAGCCTGGACGGGCAGAAGTTTCGCGCGATCACCCGCAACGGCGATCTCGATCAGGTGCTGGGCGGCATTGAAGCCGCGCGGGGCGCGGGGTTTGAGCGGATCAAGCTGAACTGTGTGGTGATGAAGGGGCGCAACTTCGATGAAGTCCTGGCGTTGGTGCAGTACGCCATCGATCAGCGCATCGATATCAGTTTCATTGAGGAAATGCCCTTGGGTGATGTCGGGCGTTCCCGGGGCGAATCGTTTTGTTCCAGCGATGAGGTCCGGGCGCTGATCGCCAGTGGTCACCGGTTGCTAGACAGCACTGAAAACAGCGGCGGACCGGCGCGCTATGTGCGTCTGGAACGCCATCCCGATACCCGGATCGGTTTCATTTCACCCAACAGCCATAACTTCTGCGGCACCTGCAACCGGGTGCGGATGACCGTTGAAGGGAAGCTTTTGCTCTGTCTGGGCCAGGACGACGCGCTGGATTTGCGTGGATTGTTGCGGCGTTATCCGCTGGACGACCAGCCGCTGATCAATGCGGTGCAAAAGGCTTTGCGCGGCAAGCCATTGCGCCACGACTTCAACCCCGAAGGGGAGGTGCAGATTGTGCGGTTCATGAACATGAGTGGCGGTTGA
- a CDS encoding ribonucleoside triphosphate reductase: MQSTLISVGCNRLHKRDGSLVAFDADKIRQALIAAGKATGEYTEVEVEGLLQAVLARLEGLPRLHVEQIQDRVERVLMDAGYFFAMRAYIVYREQHGRLRRDRRTMVEVATSMNEYLDREDWRVQANANQGYSLGGLVLNVSGKVTANYWLDEVYSEAIGQAHREADLHVHDLDMLAGYCAGWSLRTLLHEGLNGVPGRVEAGPPKHLSSALGQMVNFLGTLQNEWAGAQAFSSFDTYLAPYVRKDQLSYQEVRQAIQEFIYNLNVPSRWGTQTPFTNLTFDWVCPQDLREQIPVIDGEEMPFAYGDLQVEMDLLNRAYIEVMQAGDAKGRVFTFPIPTYNITHDFPWDSENADRLFEMTARYGLPYFQNFLNSDMQPNQVRSMCCRLQLDVRELLKRGGGLFGSAEQTGSLGVVTINCARLGYVFKGNTSGLLRRLDTLMELAMESLEVKRKVIQHHMDAGLYPYTKRYLGTLRNHFSTIGLNGLHEMLRNFTGDEEGMHTEHGRQFALNLLDHVRATLLRFQEETGHLYNLEATPAEGTTYRFAKEDLKRYPDILQAGSAQAPYYTNSSQLPVGYTEDPFEALELQDELQCKYTGGTVLHLYMAERISSTQACKQLVRKALGRFRLPYLTVTPTFSICPVHGYLDGEHEFCPKCDEVLLLQEQKAGTVH; the protein is encoded by the coding sequence ATGCAGAGCACGCTGATCTCAGTGGGATGTAACCGCTTGCACAAACGCGATGGCAGTCTGGTCGCCTTCGATGCGGACAAGATCCGCCAGGCATTGATCGCCGCCGGCAAGGCGACAGGGGAGTACACCGAGGTTGAGGTTGAAGGCTTGCTTCAGGCGGTACTCGCCCGACTGGAAGGGCTGCCAAGGTTGCACGTCGAGCAGATTCAGGATCGGGTCGAACGGGTATTGATGGATGCCGGTTACTTCTTCGCCATGCGCGCCTACATCGTCTACCGCGAACAGCACGGGCGTTTGCGCCGCGACCGCCGGACCATGGTCGAGGTGGCGACTTCTATGAATGAATACCTGGACCGTGAAGACTGGCGGGTCCAGGCCAACGCCAATCAGGGCTACTCCCTGGGCGGGCTGGTGTTGAACGTGTCGGGCAAGGTCACCGCCAACTACTGGCTGGACGAGGTGTACAGCGAGGCCATCGGCCAGGCCCATCGCGAGGCGGATTTGCATGTGCACGACCTGGATATGCTCGCCGGTTACTGTGCCGGTTGGTCGCTGCGTACTCTGTTGCACGAGGGGCTCAACGGTGTGCCGGGGCGTGTCGAAGCCGGTCCGCCAAAGCACTTGAGCAGTGCCCTGGGGCAAATGGTGAATTTTCTCGGCACCCTGCAGAACGAATGGGCCGGTGCCCAGGCGTTCAGTTCATTCGACACCTACCTGGCGCCTTACGTGCGCAAGGACCAGCTGAGTTACCAGGAGGTGCGCCAGGCGATCCAGGAGTTCATCTACAACCTCAATGTGCCGTCGCGCTGGGGCACCCAGACGCCGTTCACCAATCTGACCTTCGACTGGGTTTGCCCGCAGGATTTGCGTGAGCAGATACCCGTCATCGACGGTGAGGAGATGCCGTTTGCCTATGGTGACCTGCAAGTCGAAATGGACCTGCTCAACCGCGCGTACATCGAGGTGATGCAGGCTGGCGACGCGAAAGGGCGAGTGTTCACCTTTCCGATCCCGACCTACAACATCACCCATGACTTTCCATGGGACAGTGAGAACGCCGACCGTCTGTTCGAGATGACGGCGCGTTACGGATTGCCGTACTTCCAGAACTTCCTCAATTCGGACATGCAGCCCAATCAGGTGCGTTCGATGTGCTGCCGGTTGCAGCTCGATGTGCGCGAGTTGCTCAAGCGCGGCGGTGGCTTGTTCGGTTCGGCGGAACAGACCGGGTCACTCGGCGTGGTGACCATCAACTGTGCACGCCTGGGCTATGTGTTCAAGGGCAACACCAGTGGCTTGTTGCGACGCCTGGACACGCTGATGGAGCTGGCAATGGAGAGCCTGGAGGTCAAGCGCAAGGTCATTCAGCATCACATGGATGCCGGTTTGTACCCTTACACCAAGCGCTACCTGGGCACCTTGCGTAACCATTTTTCCACCATCGGCCTCAACGGCCTGCATGAAATGCTGCGCAATTTCACCGGCGACGAGGAGGGCATGCACACCGAACATGGCCGACAGTTTGCCCTGAATCTGCTGGACCATGTACGTGCCACCTTGCTGCGGTTCCAGGAAGAAACCGGACATCTCTACAACCTGGAAGCGACACCGGCAGAAGGCACCACCTACCGCTTCGCCAAGGAAGACCTCAAGCGCTATCCGGACATTCTCCAGGCGGGCAGTGCGCAGGCACCGTATTACACCAACTCCTCGCAACTGCCCGTGGGCTACACCGAAGACCCCTTCGAGGCCCTGGAACTTCAAGACGAACTGCAATGCAAATACACCGGCGGCACGGTCTTGCACCTGTACATGGCCGAGCGGATTTCCTCGACCCAGGCCTGCAAGCAACTGGTGCGCAAGGCCCTTGGACGCTTCCGCCTGCCGTACCTGACCGTGACCCCGACCTTCTCCATCTGCCCGGTGCATGGCTACCTCGATGGCGAACATGAGTTCTGCCCCAAATGTGACGAGGTCCTGCTGTTGCAAGAACAGAAGGCTGGCACCGTTCATTGA